The genomic segment GAGCGCCCCCTACGACCAATGGCAGGTGCGCTGGGCGCTGGCGCTGGCGACCCGGATCGACAACGTCAGCATCGCGACATTCTCCGGGATGATGCGCGCCTCGCCGCTGCATGCGCCGCCGATCTCGATCCTGATGAAAACCTACCACGAGCCGATGCTGCCATGGCTCAAGGGCTTTGCGCTGCCGGACGGCTACAAGCCTTTCGATTCCGAATTCGCCATCCGGATGGGCAAGCGCCTGGCCGCCGAAAAGATACCGGGCCTGCCGACGGGCGACGCCGAACTACGCAAGCTGTTTGGCGTCGGCTGGTGGAAGTTCGACCCTGCGAAGGCCGCCGCACTGCTGCAAAGCGTGGGCTTTCGCAAGGCCGACGCCGGATGGCTGCTGCCCGATGGCAAGCCCTGGAAGATGACGATCAACGCGCCGGCCGACTTCGAGATCCAGTCCCAGCGCCTGGCCTTCGCCGTGGCCAATGAATGGAAGAAATTCGGCATCGATGTCAATGTGCAGCAGCAGCAAGGCGGCGTTTTCACCACCGAGTACGCCTCCGGCAACTTCCAGGCCGGCGCCTACTGGAACCAGACCTGCGCGATCGGCCCCGATCTGTGGGTTCGACTGGAATGGTGGCACGAAAAGTACGTCAGCCCCAACGGTCAACCGGCCGCGTTCAACCGCGAACGCTACACGAACCCGAGCCTGAGCCACACCATCGACCAGATGGCGATTTTGCAGCCGACAGACCCGAAGAATGTGGAACTGGGCACGGCGCTGTTGAAGGAACTGGTGGCCGGCATGCCCGTCATCCCGATGTTCGGCACGTCCAAGTTCGTGCCGGTCAACACCACGTACTGGAGCAACTTTCCTTCTGCCAGCAACTACTATGAAGGGCCTTGGTGGTGGTGGTCGAACTTCAAGTACATCGTCGCCAGACTCAGGCCGGCGCCATGAACCAGCGTCACAATAGGGCATGACCCGGACCATGGCCCCGCTGCCGACGACGCAACTGCCGTGCGCCGTGCCCGCCGTGCAGTCCCGCCAGGGCAGCGCGCGATGAGGCCGAAGGCCGGGCGCGCCCGGGCCGTCCCGGCCGTCCCGGACATGCTTGCCGGGCCGTTGCCGCTGCGGCCCGGGCAATCGGTGGAGTTGCTCAAGGAACTGCATATCCTGACCCCCGAGGGGCGCCTGAACCAGGACTCGCGGCGCAAGCTCAAGCAGGTGCACCACCTGATCCAATTCATCGAGCCGCTGCTCGCAGAACTGGCGGCCGAAGGCGCCGGACTCACGCTGGCCGACCACGGCGCCGGCAAGTCGTACCTGGGGTTCATCCTCTACGACCTGTGCTTCAAGGCCCTGGGGCAGGGCCATATCTATGGCGTCGAGACCCGCGCAGAACTGGTGCAAAAGTCGCGCCTGCTGGCGCAAAAGCTGGGTTTCGGGCGCATGTCATTCCTCGATCTGTCGGTGGCCGACGCCACCGTTGCCGACGGCTTGCCGGCGCACATCGATGTGGTCACGGCTTTGCATGCCTGCGATACCGCCACCGACGATGCGATTGCCTTCGGTCTGCACAAGAACGCCCGCGCCATGGTGCTGGTGCCTTGCTGCCAGGCGGAAATGGCGGCCTGCCTGCGCCGCGACAAAGCCCTGCAACTGGCGCGCACAGCGCTGGCCGAGTTATGGCGCCACCCCTTGCATGCCCGCGAGTTCGGCGGCCATGTCACCAATGTGCTGCGTTGCCTGTACCTGCAAGCCAGTGGCTACCAGGTGACGGTGACAGAACTGGTCGGGTGGGAGGACAGCCTGAAAAATGAGCTGATCATCGCGCGCCATACCGGCCAGAAAAAGCACGGCGCCGCACAGCGCCTGCGCGCCATCCTGAGTGCGCTCGGATTGGAAGAAGCCTTGGGCGCACGCTTTGGCCTCGACGCCTCGGGCACCCGGCAGGCGCTTGCCGCGCAGGGCGCTGCGCACTGAAAGCCGGCGCCAAAGACGGGCTTTGCGTTAAGGTTCGGCCGATGAACCTGTCTTTTCTACGCCTGGGCTGGCGCAGCCTGGTCCGGGACCTGCGCGCGGGCGCGCTGCGCTTGCTCATCGTTGCGGTCAGCCTGGCGGTGGCGGCGCTCACGGCGGTGGGCTTTTTTGCCGACCGGTTGCAGGGCGGCTTGCAGCGCGATGCGCTGCAACTGCTCGGCGGCGATGCCGTGGTGGTCAGCGACCTGCCCACGCCAGCGGCCTTCGTCGAGCGCGCCCGGGCGCTGGGCTTGCAGTCGGTCACCACGCTGAGTTTTCCGACCATGGGCCGGGCCAGCGACGCGCAGGGTGGCGCCAGCAAACTGGTGGCGCTCAAAAGCGTGCCCCCGGGCTACCCGCTGCGCGGCAACCTCACGGTGGCCGATGCCCCGGGGGCCGCAGGGCAGAGCACGCGCGCGATTCCTGCGCCCGGCCAGGTGTGGGTCGATGCGTCGCTGCTGACCGCGCTGAACCTGGCCATCGGCGACACGCTGCTGCTCGGCGACGCGCAACTGCGCATTGCGCGCATCATCGTCATCGAGCCCGACCGGGGCTCGGGCTTCATCGGCTTTGCCCCGCGCGTGATGATCAACCGGCAGGATCTGCCCGCCACCGGCCTGGTGCAGCCGGCCAGCCGCCTGAACTATCGCTTTGCGCTGATCGGCCCGGCGCCTGCGGTCGCGGCTTTCAACGCCTGGGCGCTGGCCGAGGCGAAAAAGCCCGGGGTGCATGGGGTGCGCATGGAGTCGCTGGACAGCGGCCGTCCCGAGATGCGCCAGACGCTCGATCGGGCGCAGCAATTCATGGGCCTGGTGGCGCTGCTGGCGGCGCTGCTGGCGGCCGTGGCCGTGGCGCTGGCCGCGCGCGGCTTTGCCGCCGGGCAACTGGACGCTGCGGCCATGCTGCGGGTGCTGGGCCAGAGCCAGCGCGCCATTGCCGGCGCTTACAGCACCGAGTTCGCGCTGCTGGGCCTGCTGGCCAGCGTGCTGGGGGTGGCGCTGGGCTATCTGGTGCACCACGCCTTCGTGCTGCTGCTCGCCGGCCTGCTCGGCACGAGCCTGCCGCCGCCTGGCCTGTGGCCGGCTGCGTCCGGCCTGGGGCTGGGGCTGACGCTGCTGTTCGCGTTCGGTATGCCGCCGCTGCTGCAACTGGCCCGGGTGCCGCCGCTGCGCGTGATCCGGCGCGATCTGGGGGGAATCAAACCGGCGTCGCTGGCGGTGCTGGCGCTGGGCCTGGCCGGCTTTGCCGCCCTGCTGCTGGCCGTCAGCCGCGACCTGCTGCTGGGCCTGATCGCCGTGGGCGGTTTTGCCGGCGCCGCAGCGCTGTTTGCCGGGCTGTCATGGCTGGCGGTCAAACTGCTGCGCCACAGCGTGAACGAGGTCAGCGCGCCGCGCTGGCTGGTGCTGGCGACGCGGCAGATCGCGGCGCGCCCGGCCTATGCCGTGGTGCAGGTCAGCAGTCTGGCGCTGGGGCTGCTGGCCCTGGTGCTGCTGGTGCTGCTGCGCACCGATCTGATCAGCAGTTGGCGCCAGGCAACCCCGCCGGATGCGCCCGATCGCTTTGTCATCAACGTACAGCCCGGGCAGTCGGCGGCCTTCCGGCAGGCGCTCGCGGACAGCGGCGTGCTCCGCTACGACTGGTACCCGATGATCCGCGGCCGGCTGGTGGCCGTGAACGGCCAGGCCGTAGGCCCCGAGCGCTACGCCGACGAGCGCGCCAAGCGCCTGGTCGAGCGCGAATTGAACCTCTCCAACACGCTGGAGCAGCCCGCGCACAACCAGATCGTGGCCGGGCAGTGGCGGCCCGGCGAGGCGGGCGCGATCAGCGTCGAGGAGGGCATTGCCAAGACCCTGGGCCTGCGGCTGGGCGACCGCCTGCGCTTCGACATCGGCGGCGTGCAGGACGAGGCCCGCATCACCAGCCTGCGCAAGGTCGATTGGGGTTCGATGCGCGCCAATTTCTTCGTGATGTACCCGGTGGCGCAGCTCGAGGAGAGCCTGCCGCTGACCTATCTGGCGGCCTATCGCGCGCCTGCGGCCCCGGGCTTCGACAACGCGCTGGTGCGCCAATTTCCCAACATCACCAGCGTCGATATGGGCGCCACCATTGCCCAGGTGCAGCGCGTGCTGGACCAGGTGATCCATGCGGTGGAGTTCCTGTTTGCCTTTACGCTGGCCGCCGGGCTGGTGGTGCTGTTTGCCGCCGTCACCGCCACCCGCGAAGAGCGGGCGCGGGAATACGCCATCATGCGCGCCGTGGGCGCCAGCGCCCGCTTGCTGCGCCAGGTGCAGCGGGCCGAACTGGCCGGTGTCGGCCTGCTGGCCGGCTTTCTGGCCAGTGCCGTGGCGCTGGCGCTGGGCTGGGCGCTGGCGCGCTTCGTGTTCGATTTCAGTTGGACCGCCGCACCCTGGGTGCCGCTGGCCGGCGCCGGCGCAGGGGCCGTGCTGGCGCTGGCTGCGGGCTGGTGGGGCCTGCGCGAAGTGCTGCTGCGCCCGGTGACGGACACGCTGCGCCGCAGCGCTGAATGAGGCCGCCGGCCCGAGCGCCTCACTCCATTGCCAAATCGTTCATGCCAGCGAAGGCGCAGCGCAGACAGCACGAATGCGCGGCAAGCGGCGCCGGCAAAGTGCCCGGATGCTTCAGGAATGGAATCACGGCGCCAGCAGCGCGCAAAAGCGCGCCATGTCGATATTGCCGCCGCTGATCAGCACGCCCACGCGCTGGCCCGCAAGCTGGCTGCGCAGCGCGTGCGCCGCCGCAAAGCCCAGGCAGCCGGTGGGCTCGACGATGAGCTTCATGCGCTCGGCAAAAAAGCGCATGGCGTCGATCAACTGCTCGTCGGTCACGGTCAGGATGTCGTCGACATCGCGCCGGATGATGGGGAAGGTGATCTGCCCCAGGTGCTGCGTCTGCGCGCCATCGGCGATCGTCCGGGGGGTGTCGATGTGCACGATGGCGCCGCTGCGAAACGACTGCTGGCCGTCGTTGCCGGCAGCCGGCTCGACGCCGTAGAGCTTGCACCGGGGCGACAGCGCGCGCGTGGCCAGGGCCGAGCCTGACAGCAGACCGCCGCCGCCCAGGCAAACGAAAAAGGCATCGAGCGGGCCTACTTCTTCAAACAGTTCCTTGGCGGCCGTGCCCTGGCCGGCCAGCACATCGGCGTGGTCGTAGGGCGGAATCAGCGTCAGCCCGTCGCGCTCGGCCAGCGCGCGGCTGATCTGCTCGCGGTCTTGCGTGTAACGGTCGTACAAGCGCACGCTGGCGCCGTAGCCCTGCGTGGCGGCGATCTTGCTGGCGGGGGCGTCCTGCGGCATCACGATGGTGGCCGGCAGACCCAGCAGGCGCGCTGCCAGCGCAATGGCCTGCGCATGGTTGCCGGACGAGAACGCGATCACGCCGGCCTGGCGCTGCGCCGCGTCGAACCGGGACAGCGCGTTGAACGCGCCCCGGAACTTGAACGCGCCCATGCGTTGCAGGTTCTCGCATTTGAAGAACAGCCGGGCGCCAAAGACTTCGTCGATGCGGCGCGCGGTGAGCACCGGAGTGCGGTGCGCATGGCCGGCAATGCGGCCCGCTGCGGCAACGACATCGTCATAGGTGGGCAGGGCAGGGGGCATGGCGGGCGTTCCTTTGCCGGATGGATTTACCAGCGGGCGCGCAGGCGGTCGTAGGCGAAGGTGCCGAACTGGCGCTGTGCCGAGGGGGTCAGGTGCACGAAGTCGGCAAACACATAGGTGTCTTGCTTGGCGTCCGGCCGCAGCGTGGCGCTGTTGCACAAGGCCGCGTTGATCTGGCCCGGGCCGATGCCGATGCCGTTGCTGGCGTCCACCGAGGTGCACACGGCGTCCGTGGCATTGTTGAAGCCGTAGCTGGACGGCGAGCCGGTGTACAGGTTCACGTAATAGGCCGAGTCCACATACAGCGCGTTCGCGCCCAGATCGACGATGCCCAGCAGCAGGCCCTCGTTGAAGCGGCTGCTGGCCCGGCCCAGCACCGCTTCGCGCCCCATGACCTTGGCCCAGGGGGTCTTGCCCAGGTCGTAGCTGCCGGTCAGCAGCACATGGCGGGCGCCGGCGGCAACCAGCCGGCGCACCTGGGCGGCCATGTCCTGGCCGGCCTGGAACGCTGCGGCCAACTGCGCGGCCTCGGTCTGGGTGCCGAGGTTGACGGCGGCCATGCCGGCGATCAGGTCGCTCAGGCCGCCGTTCATCAGCACCAGGTCGTCCTTGGCAAAGCGGTCCTTGGCCAGGAAGCTGTCGATCTGCTCGGACAGCGTGCGGGTGCTGGCGTTGCCTGCCGCATCCGGCTTGGCCACGATGCGGGCGTTGCCGGTTGCGTAGCTCGTGCCGCCGGCGCTGACCGGGGTCAGCGGCTTGTCGTATTTGGCCGCGATCTGCAAGGTCCAGTTGTTGATGCTGCCGTCATTGACGGTGTAGCGCGTGCCGTTTTGCCCGACATCGCTCATGGCGTCGCCAAACGCGATCAAGCGCTGCGGCGCAATGGCCGATTCGGTGGTGCTGGAACCGCAAGCCGTGAGCAATGCGGCCGAGACCCCTGCGGCGACCATGCGGCGCATCCAATTTGCTGCCATGTTTTTCTCCAGGAAAGAGGGGTAGTTTAACGAGGCATGGTGGGCGCATCAGGGCGCATGGGGCGCGATCGGAACCGGCATGCCCGGCCAGGCGCGGGCTTGGTCGGGCGCATCGCGAAGGCAAAAAACCTTGGCGGGCACGCCCGCCGGCCCGGCGGGTGCGGCTGCGCGCGGCCCCCGGTGACGGCCCGGCAACGGCCCGGGACGGCCCGACAATGGCCCGAGATGACATGCCGCGCAGGTCGCGGGCGCAGCGCGCTTTTGTCAACGCCGTGGCCGCATGGCCGAGCGCCGCGCTGTCGGTTCGACGGTCATCCGGGGAGCGTTCCGGTTCCGGCGCTGCCGGTTCAGGTCTTCAAAAAGATATCGGTATCGGGCGCAAAGCAGGCATGCAGCGGCAGCAGCGCTCCGCCCAGCGCGCGGGCGTCCGAGCCGATGGAGCCCAGCGCCAACGGCGGGGGCGGGTGCAGGCCCTCCCAGTTGTAGGCGTGCAGCAGCGCGCGCACGCGCTCGGCCAGGGCTTGCAGCAGGTCGGCGGTGGTGGCGGCGTCGATGACCACGGCATCAAGGTCGAGAAAGGCCGTTGCCGAGACGATGCAATGCGCCAGCGCGCTGGCGGCGCTGGCGATCCAGGCCCGGCTGTGCGCGGCCCAGGGCGCTTGCAGCACGCGCTCGTCGTAGGCGGCCATCGGGTCCAGGCCCTGCTCGCGCAGGCGCTGCTCGAGCTCCCACAGCGAGGCCTGTCTGATCAGCTGCTCGGGCGCTGCGGCGCTGTCTGGCTGCGCCACGGCCAGCGGCAGCGAGGCCACGGCGCCGGCGTTGCCGTGCAGGCCCCGGTGCAGGTGCGAGTCGAGCACCAGCGCGCCGCCGACGAAGGTGTCCATGAACAGGTACAGAAAGCTCGGGATGTCGCGCCCTCGGCCTTGCAGCAACTCGGCCACGCAGGCGGCGGCGGTGTCTTTGGCAAAGCGCACGGGCAGACCGGTCATTTGCTGCACCTGCCCGGTCAGATCGATGCTGTTCCAGGCCTGCGACTGCGCCGCGCTCAGCCCCAGCATGCGGTGCCAGCCGCCGAGTTTCAGCGGCGCGGCCAGGCCCACGCCGACCACGCGCGCGCGCAGCGGCCCCAGGCCGTCGAGCAGTTGGTTCAAGTGGCGGCCAATGGCGGGCAGCAGTTGGTCTATGTCGGGGAAGGCGTAGTCGAGCCGGATGCGCGCGCGCACCTGGCCGCTGAAGTCCACCAGCAGCCAGTCGGCGCTGCGCCGGCCGATCTTGATGCCGACGGCAAAGGCGCCATCGGGGTTCAGGCCGATCGGCACCGAGGGCTGCCCGACGCGGCCGCGCACCGGCGCTTCGCGGCGCAGCAATTGCTCGTCGTCGAGCCGCGCCGCGATCAGGCCGATGGCTTGCGCGGTCAGGCCGGTCACGCGCGCGATCTCGGCCTTGGCCAGGCTGCCGTGGGTGCGCAGCGCCTGCAACACCACGCGCTCGTTGAACTGGCGCAGCCCGACATGGTTGGAGCCGCGCTGGCGCAGCAAGGCGGGTTCGGCGGCGCTTGCGTCGGCGAGCGGCATGGCCATCGGGGCGCGGCGGGCGTGTCAGGAAGAAACCAGCGGCACAGCGGCACAGCGCTCAGGGGCGCAGGCTGGCGCAGATCACGCCTTTGCGCAAAATGAAATTTCCCCAGGGCTGCAACTCGCCGGTGACGACGATGGCGTAAGCCTTGCGCGCGCGCTCGTAGAACGCAAAGCGTTCCACGCCCTCGGCCTGCCCGCTATCGAGACCCAGGCCGGCCAGCAGCGCGACGGCTTCACGCTGCAGCGCCGAGCGGTACGGCGGCTCGGTGCCGCCGACCTGCATGTAGGCCACCGGGTGCGGTATGTCTTCGGCCAGCGGCAGCAGGCTGGTGACGGCCTGTAGCGCGCGCACCAGGCCCACGCCGGGCAGGCGCAGCACCGGTGTGCCGGCGCCCGGCCGCATTGCAATGAAGTTGGCGTCGGCCAGCACCAGCGCATCGTCATGCCCCATCTCGGCCAGCAGCCGGAGCAGGTCGGGGCTGAGCAGGGGGTCGATTCCTTTGAG from the Verminephrobacter eiseniae EF01-2 genome contains:
- a CDS encoding ABC transporter substrate-binding protein; amino-acid sequence: MKRLIHASIALCIACAANTPALAENMTDVGTPRKETLVVDILTGRVGNPKRMNPYLEGNSLVQGLHQLGYSNLWEIDTVKGVQYPALAATMPEAIDGKNTRWRFKVRKGLAWSDGVPFSAADVAYTAQMIIGNPKLPYNRFLEKNIKSIQAIDAETVELETLSAMPKIAYMFGSVIFGNGFRVLPKHVWEKVDPATFANFPPVTIGPYKLKEVDDNGFWFLWEKRADWQKTDAGQIVGEPKPKYVLFRSYGTEEKRIMAMARNDIDVLTDITPEGLDILRQRNAKVKSWYDAFPWAALDDPCERGISFNTSSAPYDQWQVRWALALATRIDNVSIATFSGMMRASPLHAPPISILMKTYHEPMLPWLKGFALPDGYKPFDSEFAIRMGKRLAAEKIPGLPTGDAELRKLFGVGWWKFDPAKAAALLQSVGFRKADAGWLLPDGKPWKMTINAPADFEIQSQRLAFAVANEWKKFGIDVNVQQQQGGVFTTEYASGNFQAGAYWNQTCAIGPDLWVRLEWWHEKYVSPNGQPAAFNRERYTNPSLSHTIDQMAILQPTDPKNVELGTALLKELVAGMPVIPMFGTSKFVPVNTTYWSNFPSASNYYEGPWWWWSNFKYIVARLRPAP
- a CDS encoding class I SAM-dependent methyltransferase, whose protein sequence is MRPKAGRARAVPAVPDMLAGPLPLRPGQSVELLKELHILTPEGRLNQDSRRKLKQVHHLIQFIEPLLAELAAEGAGLTLADHGAGKSYLGFILYDLCFKALGQGHIYGVETRAELVQKSRLLAQKLGFGRMSFLDLSVADATVADGLPAHIDVVTALHACDTATDDAIAFGLHKNARAMVLVPCCQAEMAACLRRDKALQLARTALAELWRHPLHAREFGGHVTNVLRCLYLQASGYQVTVTELVGWEDSLKNELIIARHTGQKKHGAAQRLRAILSALGLEEALGARFGLDASGTRQALAAQGAAH
- a CDS encoding ABC transporter permease, with translation MNLSFLRLGWRSLVRDLRAGALRLLIVAVSLAVAALTAVGFFADRLQGGLQRDALQLLGGDAVVVSDLPTPAAFVERARALGLQSVTTLSFPTMGRASDAQGGASKLVALKSVPPGYPLRGNLTVADAPGAAGQSTRAIPAPGQVWVDASLLTALNLAIGDTLLLGDAQLRIARIIVIEPDRGSGFIGFAPRVMINRQDLPATGLVQPASRLNYRFALIGPAPAVAAFNAWALAEAKKPGVHGVRMESLDSGRPEMRQTLDRAQQFMGLVALLAALLAAVAVALAARGFAAGQLDAAAMLRVLGQSQRAIAGAYSTEFALLGLLASVLGVALGYLVHHAFVLLLAGLLGTSLPPPGLWPAASGLGLGLTLLFAFGMPPLLQLARVPPLRVIRRDLGGIKPASLAVLALGLAGFAALLLAVSRDLLLGLIAVGGFAGAAALFAGLSWLAVKLLRHSVNEVSAPRWLVLATRQIAARPAYAVVQVSSLALGLLALVLLVLLRTDLISSWRQATPPDAPDRFVINVQPGQSAAFRQALADSGVLRYDWYPMIRGRLVAVNGQAVGPERYADERAKRLVERELNLSNTLEQPAHNQIVAGQWRPGEAGAISVEEGIAKTLGLRLGDRLRFDIGGVQDEARITSLRKVDWGSMRANFFVMYPVAQLEESLPLTYLAAYRAPAAPGFDNALVRQFPNITSVDMGATIAQVQRVLDQVIHAVEFLFAFTLAAGLVVLFAAVTATREERAREYAIMRAVGASARLLRQVQRAELAGVGLLAGFLASAVALALGWALARFVFDFSWTAAPWVPLAGAGAGAVLALAAGWWGLREVLLRPVTDTLRRSAE
- a CDS encoding threo-3-hydroxy-L-aspartate ammonia-lyase, producing the protein MPPALPTYDDVVAAAGRIAGHAHRTPVLTARRIDEVFGARLFFKCENLQRMGAFKFRGAFNALSRFDAAQRQAGVIAFSSGNHAQAIALAARLLGLPATIVMPQDAPASKIAATQGYGASVRLYDRYTQDREQISRALAERDGLTLIPPYDHADVLAGQGTAAKELFEEVGPLDAFFVCLGGGGLLSGSALATRALSPRCKLYGVEPAAGNDGQQSFRSGAIVHIDTPRTIADGAQTQHLGQITFPIIRRDVDDILTVTDEQLIDAMRFFAERMKLIVEPTGCLGFAAAHALRSQLAGQRVGVLISGGNIDMARFCALLAP
- a CDS encoding SGNH/GDSL hydrolase family protein — its product is MAANWMRRMVAAGVSAALLTACGSSTTESAIAPQRLIAFGDAMSDVGQNGTRYTVNDGSINNWTLQIAAKYDKPLTPVSAGGTSYATGNARIVAKPDAAGNASTRTLSEQIDSFLAKDRFAKDDLVLMNGGLSDLIAGMAAVNLGTQTEAAQLAAAFQAGQDMAAQVRRLVAAGARHVLLTGSYDLGKTPWAKVMGREAVLGRASSRFNEGLLLGIVDLGANALYVDSAYYVNLYTGSPSSYGFNNATDAVCTSVDASNGIGIGPGQINAALCNSATLRPDAKQDTYVFADFVHLTPSAQRQFGTFAYDRLRARW
- a CDS encoding ROK family transcriptional regulator; the protein is MAMPLADASAAEPALLRQRGSNHVGLRQFNERVVLQALRTHGSLAKAEIARVTGLTAQAIGLIAARLDDEQLLRREAPVRGRVGQPSVPIGLNPDGAFAVGIKIGRRSADWLLVDFSGQVRARIRLDYAFPDIDQLLPAIGRHLNQLLDGLGPLRARVVGVGLAAPLKLGGWHRMLGLSAAQSQAWNSIDLTGQVQQMTGLPVRFAKDTAAACVAELLQGRGRDIPSFLYLFMDTFVGGALVLDSHLHRGLHGNAGAVASLPLAVAQPDSAAAPEQLIRQASLWELEQRLREQGLDPMAAYDERVLQAPWAAHSRAWIASAASALAHCIVSATAFLDLDAVVIDAATTADLLQALAERVRALLHAYNWEGLHPPPPLALGSIGSDARALGGALLPLHACFAPDTDIFLKT
- a CDS encoding RbsD/FucU family protein, whose protein sequence is MLKGIDPLLSPDLLRLLAEMGHDDALVLADANFIAMRPGAGTPVLRLPGVGLVRALQAVTSLLPLAEDIPHPVAYMQVGGTEPPYRSALQREAVALLAGLGLDSGQAEGVERFAFYERARKAYAIVVTGELQPWGNFILRKGVICASLRP